From the genome of Drosophila melanogaster chromosome 2L, one region includes:
- the CG15269 gene encoding uncharacterized protein: protein MLQRSYDLSPSPARTSPTNGVQNLGAGAQLPPAQVTDFSISKILGKERKSAQDTSTNILDLSKSSSNSIRSPQALGGLAIPSTPYASGAYSMLPPDLVAMANATKFYAQFFPHLLPAYAAAAAAAGLSTPPTSPYQTHQHQQHLPNQQKRFFAPYVINGSVPPPPPLQQQQQPLIRTKSTACTRPDCPECLDYYQRLQTGGYKQTAPLISPAASSVSSSTGSIRPVRDLIMSATGGAASTNISLTTVTNLSLNSVQATAVGMMPKMTGGLITTAVGSNSGAIGGIGGYNATSAEEISYKCRICEKVFGCSETLQAHEKTHKSPRYECADCGKGFSQLRNYKYHLSVHRGTKEFAAECPECGKTFNDKGYLSSHLKIHRNRKEYECPYCPKSFNQRVAFNMHVRIHTGVKPHKCNECGKRFSRKMLLKQHMRTHSGEKPYQCSVCGKSFADRSNMTLHHRLHSGIKPFSCPLCPKAFTKKHHLKTHLNYHTGCKPYVCPHPNCNQAFTQSSNMRTHAKKCQYRPLDGLTVTSSALPVPGKQQTGPPPTLAMAMAQTFQMPPPPGVLTPGSGPSQPPSQQTLLSNLRTF from the exons ATGCTGCAGCGCAGTTACGACCTTTCGCCCTCGCCGGCGCGTACTTCACCCACCAATGGAGTCCAGAACTTGGGAGCTGGGGCACAGTTGCCACCGGCTCAAGTCACTGACTTTAGCATCAGTAAGATTCTGGGCAAGGAGCGTAAATCCGCTCAGGATACGAGCACGAATATCCTGGATCTATCCAAGAGCAGTAGCAACAGTATTAGGAGCCCACAGGCTCTTGGAGGGCTGGCAATACCATCAACTCCTTATGCCTCCGGTGCCTACTCCATGTTGCCGCCAGATTTGGTGGCCATGGCCAATGCCACCAAGTTCTATGCCCAATTCTTCCCGCACTTACTGCCCGCCTATGCGGCTGCTGCAGCGGCTGCCGGCTTGAGTACTCCTCCTACGTCGCCCTATCAAAcacatcagcatcagcagcatttGCCAAATCAGCAGAAACGCTTCTTTGCTCCCTATGTGATCAATGGATCGGttcccccaccaccaccactgcagcagcaacagcaacctcTCATACGCACCAAAAGCACCGCATGCACTCGTCCGGATTGCCCGGAGTGCCTGGATTATTACCAAAGATTGCAGACTGGTGGCTATAAGCAGACCGCACCTCTCATCTCACCCGCCGCCTCCTCGGTGAGCAGTTCCACCGGATCAATACGTCCTGTGAGGGATCTGATTATGAGTGCCACTGGAGGAGCCGCCAGCACTAACATCTCACTGACCACCGTGACCAATCTGAGTCTGAACTCGGTCCAGGCAACGGCCGTCGGAATGATGCCCAAGATGACCGGTGGACTGATCACCACAGCCGTCGGCAGCAACAGTGGAGCAATCGGTGGTATCGGTGGATACAATGCCACATCCGCCGAGGAGATCAGCTACAAGTGCCGGATTTGCGAGAAGGTATTCGGATGCTCTGAAACTCTGCAG GCTCATGAAAAGACGCACAAATCGCCGCGTTACGAGTGTGCGGATTGTGGAAAGGGTTTCTCCCAGCTGCGAAATTACAAATATCACCTGTCCGTTCACCGAGGAACCAAGGAGTTTGCCGCCGAGTGTCCCGAATGTGGCAAGACATTCAACGATAAGGGATATTTGAGCAGTCACCTAAAGATTCACCGGAACCGGAAGGAGTACGAGTGTCCTTACTGTCCCAAATCGTTCAATCAGCGTGTGGCCTTCAATATGCATGTCCGGATTCATACCGGCGTGAAACCCCACAAATGCAACGAGTGCGGAAAGAGATTTTCGCGTAAAATGCTGCTCAAACAGCACATGAGGACGCACAGTGGTGAGAAACCGTATCAGTGCTCCGTGTGCGGCAAGTCCTTTGCCGATCGCAGCAACATGACCCTGCACCATCGCCTCCACTCGGGAATCAAGCCCTTCAGCTGCCCCCTGTGCCCCAAAGCCTTCACCAAAAAGCATCACCTAAAGACGCATCTGAATTACCATACAGGCTGCAAGCCGTATGTCTGCCCACATCCCAACTGCAATCAGGCATTCACCCAGTCGAGCAATATGCGAACCCACGCTAAGAAGTGTCAGTACCGTCCGTTGGATGGACTCACGGTCACATCATCCGCACTTCCAGTACCgggaaaacaacaaacaggtccaccgcccactttggccatggccatggctCAAACATTTCAAATGCCGCCACCTCCTGGAGTTCTAACACCTGGATCTGGTCCATCCCAACCGCCGAGTCAGCAAACCCTTCTCAGCAATCTCAGGACATTCTAA